One Streptomyces sp. V4I8 genomic window carries:
- a CDS encoding LysE/ArgO family amino acid transporter, whose translation MTNALTTAAAGFGTGLSLIVAIGAQNAFVLRQGIRRDAVLAVVGICALSDALLITLGVAGVGAVVVAWPGVLTAVAWVGGAFLLCYGALAARRVFRPAGALVTEGDAAGSRRRAVLTCLAMTWLNPHVYLDTVFLLGTVAADRGPMRWTFGLGAALASLCWFVALGFGARLLSRHLAKPTAWRVLDGLVAATMIALGVGLIAGS comes from the coding sequence ATGACAAACGCCTTGACCACCGCGGCCGCCGGCTTCGGCACCGGCCTCTCCCTGATCGTCGCCATCGGGGCGCAGAACGCCTTCGTTCTGCGCCAGGGCATCCGCCGCGACGCGGTCCTCGCCGTCGTCGGCATCTGCGCCCTGTCCGACGCGCTCCTCATCACGCTGGGTGTGGCCGGCGTCGGCGCGGTGGTCGTGGCGTGGCCGGGGGTGCTGACGGCGGTCGCCTGGGTCGGCGGGGCGTTCCTGCTCTGCTACGGCGCTCTCGCCGCCCGCCGGGTCTTCAGGCCGGCCGGTGCTCTGGTGACGGAGGGCGACGCCGCGGGATCACGGCGGCGGGCGGTGCTGACCTGCCTCGCGATGACCTGGCTCAACCCGCACGTCTACCTCGACACCGTCTTCCTGCTCGGCACGGTCGCCGCCGACCGTGGCCCGATGCGCTGGACGTTCGGCCTCGGTGCCGCGCTCGCCAGCCTGTGCTGGTTCGTCGCGCTCGGCTTCGGGGCGCGGCTGCTCAGCCGCCATCTCGCCAAGCCGACCGCCTGGCGCGTCCTGGACGGACTGGTCGCCGCGACGATGATCGCCCTGGGCGTCGGTCTCATCGCCGGAAGCTGA
- a CDS encoding DUF488 domain-containing protein, whose product MSVRIRRVYEAPEPEDGVRVLIDRLWPRGLSKDAARVDEWPKGLTPSTELRRWYHADERSYEEFAERYEAELAAPEAAELVDHVRELANKGDVTLLTSSKSPERSHASVLARLLQA is encoded by the coding sequence ATGAGCGTTCGGATCCGTCGTGTCTACGAAGCACCCGAGCCGGAGGACGGTGTGCGCGTCCTGATCGACCGGCTGTGGCCGCGCGGTCTGTCGAAGGACGCGGCCCGTGTGGACGAGTGGCCCAAGGGGCTCACCCCGTCCACCGAGCTGCGCCGCTGGTATCACGCGGACGAGAGGTCGTACGAGGAGTTCGCCGAGCGGTACGAGGCGGAGCTGGCCGCGCCCGAGGCGGCCGAACTCGTCGACCATGTGCGGGAGTTGGCGAACAAGGGCGACGTGACCCTGCTGACGTCGTCCAAGTCCCCCGAGCGGAGTCACGCCTCCGTACTGGCCCGTCTCCTTCAGGCGTGA
- a CDS encoding WhiB family transcriptional regulator produces the protein MDDWRDHAACRHEDPDLFFPIGTSGPTLLQTEQAKAVCRRCSVQEQCLRWAVDTGQFIGVWGGTSETERRALRRRAG, from the coding sequence ATGGACGACTGGCGAGACCACGCTGCCTGCCGCCATGAGGACCCCGACCTCTTCTTCCCGATCGGCACGTCCGGACCGACCCTGCTCCAGACGGAGCAGGCGAAGGCGGTGTGCCGGCGCTGCTCGGTCCAGGAGCAGTGTCTGCGCTGGGCGGTCGACACCGGTCAGTTCATCGGGGTGTGGGGCGGCACGAGCGAGACCGAACGGCGGGCCCTGCGGCGGCGGGCCGGATAG
- a CDS encoding MFS transporter, which produces MDTSESSTEPQDPLEKDPSAVTPWRRGWRRWAMDTRPLRRPAYRRLWSSTIVTAVGSQLTAVAVPKQIYDITGSSAWVGAASLAGLLPLVVFALWGGAVADSMDRRKLLLITNSGIAVTSVLFWLQAVTGLESVVVLMVLLAVQQAFWGLNAPARNASIARLVPADELTAANALGSTVMQTGQVVGPLLAGVLIPVIGLAELYLIDALALCVTVWAVVRLPALPPLTAPDGTAKRRAGVREIADGFRYIALHKVLLLSFLADIIAMVFGMPRALFPQLASETYGSYGEGLALGLLFAAIPIGAVAGGLFSGTFSRARRHGWMVIGAVVAWGAAITGFGLSGSLWLAVVFLALAGVADMVSMVFRGAILLSAASDEMRGRMQGVFTVVVAGGPRLADVLHGTAGSAFGARTATVGGGLLVVALMLGLAAAVPALRRYRV; this is translated from the coding sequence GTGGACACCAGCGAGAGCAGCACCGAACCACAGGATCCACTGGAGAAGGACCCCTCCGCGGTGACACCCTGGCGGCGCGGCTGGCGCCGCTGGGCCATGGACACCCGGCCGCTGCGCCGCCCGGCCTACCGCCGTCTGTGGTCCTCGACCATCGTCACGGCCGTCGGCAGCCAGCTCACCGCGGTAGCGGTGCCCAAGCAGATCTACGACATCACCGGCTCGTCGGCGTGGGTCGGCGCGGCGAGCCTCGCCGGACTGCTGCCACTGGTGGTGTTCGCGCTGTGGGGCGGGGCCGTCGCCGACAGCATGGACCGGCGCAAGCTGCTGCTGATCACCAACAGCGGCATCGCGGTCACCTCGGTGCTGTTCTGGCTCCAGGCCGTCACCGGCCTGGAGTCGGTGGTGGTGCTGATGGTGCTGCTCGCCGTCCAGCAGGCGTTCTGGGGGCTCAACGCCCCGGCCCGCAACGCCTCCATCGCCCGGCTGGTGCCCGCCGACGAGCTGACCGCCGCGAACGCCCTCGGCTCGACGGTCATGCAGACCGGCCAGGTGGTCGGGCCCCTGCTGGCCGGCGTGCTCATACCCGTGATCGGCCTGGCCGAGCTGTACCTCATCGACGCGCTGGCCCTGTGCGTCACGGTCTGGGCGGTCGTACGGCTGCCCGCGCTGCCGCCCCTGACGGCCCCGGATGGCACCGCCAAACGCCGCGCGGGCGTACGGGAGATCGCGGACGGCTTCCGCTACATCGCCCTGCACAAGGTGCTGTTGCTGTCCTTCCTGGCCGACATCATCGCGATGGTCTTCGGCATGCCCCGCGCCCTGTTCCCGCAACTCGCGAGCGAGACCTACGGGTCGTACGGCGAAGGGCTCGCCCTCGGGCTGCTGTTCGCGGCGATCCCGATCGGCGCGGTGGCCGGCGGACTGTTCTCCGGCACGTTCTCCCGGGCCCGCCGGCACGGCTGGATGGTGATCGGGGCGGTCGTCGCCTGGGGTGCCGCCATCACCGGCTTCGGGCTGAGCGGCAGTCTGTGGCTCGCGGTGGTCTTCCTGGCCCTCGCCGGGGTCGCCGACATGGTCTCGATGGTCTTCCGCGGGGCGATCCTGCTGTCCGCCGCCAGTGACGAGATGCGCGGGCGGATGCAGGGCGTCTTCACGGTGGTCGTGGCGGGTGGGCCGCGCCTCGCCGACGTCCTGCACGGCACGGCGGGTTCGGCCTTCGGCGCGCGTACGGCGACCGTGGGCGGCGGACTGCTGGTCGTCGCCCTCATGCTCGGCCTGGCCGCGGCGGTGCCGGCCCTGCGCCGCTACCGCGTCTGA
- a CDS encoding TetR/AcrR family transcriptional regulator, whose amino-acid sequence MAVRETTGRVTKRRVRTRANLLDAAFAVFAAKGFGRVSIEEVCEAAGYSRGAFYSNFDSLDELFFALYQQRADLIAEQVSGALALDGPDLDVPAAVDRVTEVLLLDRDWLLVKTDFLVHAARDQAVARTLLEHRARLREAIADRLARARGHTALPALLGDIDGAAHAVVAAYDGVTTQLLLDGDVERARVWLGQLLTALLTDGSDTTPSDTTPSDTTP is encoded by the coding sequence ATGGCGGTGAGGGAAACGACCGGGCGCGTCACCAAGCGCCGCGTCCGCACGCGCGCCAACCTGCTCGACGCCGCGTTCGCCGTGTTCGCCGCCAAGGGGTTCGGCCGGGTCTCCATCGAGGAGGTCTGCGAGGCCGCCGGCTACAGCAGGGGCGCCTTCTACTCCAACTTCGACAGCCTGGACGAGCTGTTCTTCGCCCTCTACCAGCAGCGCGCGGACCTGATCGCCGAGCAGGTGTCCGGCGCGCTCGCCCTCGACGGTCCCGACCTGGACGTGCCCGCCGCCGTGGACCGGGTGACCGAGGTGCTGCTGCTCGACCGGGACTGGCTGCTGGTGAAGACGGACTTCCTGGTGCACGCCGCGCGTGACCAGGCCGTCGCGCGCACCCTGCTGGAACACCGCGCCCGGCTGCGCGAGGCGATCGCCGACCGGCTCGCCCGGGCGCGAGGGCACACCGCACTGCCCGCCCTGCTCGGCGACATCGACGGCGCCGCCCACGCCGTGGTCGCCGCGTACGACGGAGTCACCACCCAACTGCTGCTGGACGGGGACGTCGAGCGCGCTCGTGTCTGGCTGGGGCAACTGCTCACCGCGCTGCTCACCGACGGCAGCGACACCACACCGAGCGACACCACACCGAGCGACACCACACCATGA
- a CDS encoding saccharopine dehydrogenase family protein: MRVLLVGAGGVGTAITRIAARRPFFEAMVVADYDLARAEAAVAALGGDARFRAERVDASDEAAVAALLERHACDVLLNATDPRFVMPLFQAARTADATYVDMAMSLSRPHAERPYAECGVKLGDAQFEQAADWEKAGALALVGMGVEPGLSDVFARHAADELFDEIEEIGIRDGANLTVDGYDFAPSFSIWTTIEECLNPPVVYETGRGWFTTEPFSEPEVFDFPEGIGPVECVNVEHEEVLLVPRWVDARRVTFKYGLGEEFIDTLKTLHLLGLDRTEPVTVPSASGPVRVSPRDVVAACLPDPATLGERMHGKTCAGTWVRGVKDGKPREVYLYHVVDNQWSMAEYGSQAVVWQTAVNPVVALELLATGAWSGAGVLGPEAFPARPFLDLLTAYGSPWGMREQ, from the coding sequence ATGCGTGTACTGCTTGTGGGAGCCGGCGGGGTCGGTACGGCCATCACCCGGATCGCGGCCCGGCGTCCGTTCTTCGAGGCGATGGTCGTCGCCGACTACGACCTGGCGCGGGCCGAGGCGGCCGTGGCGGCGCTCGGCGGGGACGCACGGTTTCGGGCCGAGCGCGTCGACGCGAGCGACGAGGCGGCGGTGGCGGCGCTGCTGGAGCGGCACGCGTGCGACGTGCTCCTCAACGCCACCGACCCGCGGTTCGTGATGCCGCTGTTCCAGGCGGCGCGCACGGCCGACGCCACGTATGTCGACATGGCGATGTCGCTGTCCCGGCCGCACGCGGAGCGCCCGTACGCGGAGTGCGGGGTCAAGCTGGGCGACGCCCAGTTCGAGCAGGCTGCCGACTGGGAGAAGGCGGGCGCGCTGGCCCTCGTCGGCATGGGCGTGGAACCGGGGCTGTCGGACGTGTTCGCCCGGCACGCGGCGGACGAGCTCTTCGACGAGATCGAGGAGATCGGCATCCGTGACGGCGCGAACCTCACCGTCGACGGCTACGACTTCGCGCCGTCCTTCAGTATCTGGACCACGATCGAGGAGTGCCTCAATCCGCCCGTGGTCTACGAGACCGGCCGCGGCTGGTTCACCACCGAGCCGTTCAGCGAGCCCGAGGTGTTCGACTTTCCCGAGGGCATCGGCCCGGTCGAGTGCGTGAACGTGGAGCACGAGGAGGTGCTCCTGGTGCCGCGCTGGGTCGACGCGCGCCGGGTGACCTTCAAGTACGGCCTGGGTGAGGAGTTCATCGACACGCTGAAGACGCTGCACCTGCTCGGCCTGGACCGCACCGAACCGGTGACCGTGCCGAGCGCCTCCGGGCCGGTGCGGGTCTCGCCCCGGGACGTCGTCGCCGCGTGTCTGCCGGACCCGGCGACGCTGGGCGAGCGGATGCACGGCAAGACCTGCGCGGGCACCTGGGTGCGGGGCGTCAAGGACGGGAAGCCGCGCGAGGTGTACCTGTACCACGTGGTGGACAACCAGTGGTCCATGGCGGAGTACGGCTCCCAGGCCGTGGTGTGGCAGACCGCCGTCAACCCGGTCGTCGCGCTCGAACTCCTCGCGACCGGCGCCTGGTCCGGCGCGGGCGTGCTGGGCCCGGAGGCCTTCCCGGCCCGGCCCTTCCTGGATCTGCTGACGGCGTACGGCTCCCCGTGGGGCATGCGCGAACAGTGA
- a CDS encoding acyltransferase family protein yields MSAQTQAPATAPRRGELDALRAFVVLGLVFFHSALVFSPDDDFYVKNAETTGAVTVLAGFGVVWAMPMLFLVAGLGSRYSIRRRGPARFSRERLLRLGVPLVFATLVLCPLPQWLRLRAADPGYDESYGRFWSRFLTVGPDAADFPFVLDGEHFETGHLWFVVLLLVFSLLLAPVATPLAAWSEPVGGAVERRPALLLLPILPLAAINAFLGMEEGFAGWNRWAYLVFFLCGYALADDERVRAALRRLTVPVGVAGLVLFAGAAPGFISLDDPFTEWGALALLTRAVFGAAGWCWVVAILGLLDRPRAGREREGRERDGLPPSRAMVYLGLAALPLYVLHQPVVVALAYGVVGWSAPIVIKYAVIVAGSLAVIFVLYECVVRRTRLTRFLFGMRPHPPVTPPS; encoded by the coding sequence GTGAGCGCTCAGACGCAGGCACCCGCCACCGCTCCCCGGCGCGGCGAACTGGACGCGCTGCGGGCCTTCGTCGTCCTCGGGCTGGTCTTCTTCCACTCCGCCCTCGTCTTCTCGCCGGACGACGACTTCTACGTAAAGAACGCGGAGACGACCGGTGCCGTCACCGTGCTCGCCGGGTTCGGGGTCGTGTGGGCGATGCCCATGCTGTTCCTCGTCGCCGGGCTCGGTTCCCGGTACTCGATCCGCCGACGCGGACCCGCCCGCTTCAGCCGTGAACGTCTACTGCGGCTGGGCGTTCCGCTGGTCTTCGCGACCCTCGTCCTGTGCCCGCTCCCCCAGTGGCTGCGGCTGCGGGCCGCCGACCCCGGCTACGACGAGTCGTACGGGCGCTTCTGGTCCCGCTTCCTCACCGTCGGCCCGGACGCGGCCGACTTCCCCTTCGTCCTCGACGGGGAGCACTTCGAGACCGGCCATCTGTGGTTCGTCGTGCTCCTCCTCGTCTTCAGCCTGCTCCTCGCCCCGGTCGCGACGCCGTTGGCGGCCTGGTCGGAGCCCGTGGGAGGGGCGGTGGAGCGGCGTCCTGCCCTGCTCCTCCTGCCGATCCTGCCGCTCGCCGCGATCAACGCGTTCCTGGGGATGGAGGAGGGCTTCGCGGGCTGGAACCGCTGGGCCTACCTGGTGTTCTTCCTCTGCGGTTACGCCCTCGCCGACGACGAACGCGTCCGGGCCGCGCTGCGCCGGCTCACCGTGCCGGTGGGTGTGGCCGGGCTAGTCCTGTTCGCGGGGGCGGCGCCCGGGTTCATCTCGCTGGACGACCCGTTCACCGAGTGGGGTGCCCTCGCCCTGCTGACGCGGGCGGTGTTCGGGGCGGCGGGCTGGTGCTGGGTCGTGGCGATCCTGGGGCTGCTGGACCGGCCACGCGCGGGACGGGAACGCGAGGGACGGGAACGCGACGGGCTGCCCCCCTCGCGCGCGATGGTGTATCTCGGGCTCGCCGCCCTGCCGTTGTACGTGCTGCACCAGCCGGTCGTGGTCGCTCTCGCGTACGGCGTCGTCGGCTGGTCCGCGCCGATCGTGATCAAGTACGCGGTGATCGTGGCCGGTTCGCTGGCGGTGATTTTCGTGCTGTACGAGTGCGTGGTGCGCAGGACGCGGCTGACGCGGTTCCTGTTCGGGATGCGGCCGCACCCGCCGGTCACGCCCCCCTCGTGA
- a CDS encoding MBL fold metallo-hydrolase — protein sequence MRADVRQVADGTYLVHGSNTNWVILTEGDAVTLIDTGYPGDRPKLLASLAEVGSSPEAVTAVLITHAHTDHLGNAEYLRATHGTPIYLHKAEVPHARREFLHQVNVGTVLKNGWRPGVLPWAVHAIRSGGTAHVPVTAPEAFPSAGPLDLPGRPVPVHTPGHTNGHCAYHLPDTGVVIAGDALVSGHPTSRIKGPQLLPDMFHRERAQAVASLNVLEGLKGDVLLPGHGPLRRGPVQEAALQARERAL from the coding sequence ATGCGAGCAGATGTGCGGCAAGTGGCGGACGGTACCTACCTTGTGCACGGCAGCAACACCAACTGGGTCATCCTCACCGAGGGCGACGCGGTCACGCTGATCGACACCGGCTACCCCGGCGACCGGCCCAAGCTGCTCGCCTCGCTGGCCGAGGTGGGGAGTTCGCCGGAGGCGGTCACGGCCGTACTGATCACGCACGCGCACACCGACCATCTGGGCAACGCCGAGTACCTGCGGGCCACGCACGGCACGCCCATATACCTCCACAAGGCCGAAGTGCCGCACGCGCGCCGGGAGTTCCTGCACCAGGTGAACGTCGGGACGGTCCTGAAGAACGGCTGGCGGCCGGGCGTCCTGCCCTGGGCGGTCCACGCGATCCGCTCCGGCGGCACGGCGCACGTCCCGGTCACCGCCCCCGAGGCTTTCCCCTCGGCCGGCCCGCTGGACCTGCCCGGCCGGCCCGTCCCTGTGCACACGCCCGGCCACACGAACGGGCACTGCGCCTACCACCTGCCCGACACCGGCGTCGTGATCGCGGGCGACGCCCTGGTGAGCGGGCACCCCACCTCGCGGATCAAGGGACCGCAGCTGCTGCCCGACATGTTCCACCGCGAGCGGGCACAGGCCGTGGCCTCGCTGAACGTTCTCGAAGGCCTCAAGGGCGACGTACTGCTGCCCGGGCACGGGCCCCTGCGCCGGGGCCCCGTGCAGGAAGCTGCTCTTCAGGCCCGGGAGCGCGCGCTTTAG
- a CDS encoding TetR/AcrR family transcriptional regulator, translating to MPKPVVPEEKRRRRRPTKSGTVLSERLIVETALRMLREHGSAGLTARRLGLALDADPSTLYRYFRGMDDLTLAIGDALMGQALDGWERTGEWREDLRAVGLRIHAAYVAHPQAAALTTSRVTGRANELAADEAVLDVLRTAGFSLTDTVRIYHAFIDQTLAFAALDAASLALPSEALRADEGMWRSTYARLPRAAYPRIAEAAPLLAARMVDSAYPAALEMLLDSAAAQL from the coding sequence GTGCCGAAACCGGTCGTTCCGGAGGAGAAGCGGCGCCGACGCCGTCCCACGAAAAGCGGCACCGTCCTCTCGGAGCGGCTGATCGTCGAGACGGCGCTGCGCATGCTGCGTGAACACGGCAGCGCCGGCCTCACCGCCCGCCGCCTCGGCCTGGCCCTCGACGCCGACCCCAGCACGCTGTACCGGTACTTCCGCGGCATGGACGACCTGACCCTGGCCATCGGGGACGCCCTCATGGGCCAGGCGCTGGACGGCTGGGAGCGGACGGGGGAGTGGCGGGAGGACCTGCGCGCGGTGGGGCTGCGCATCCATGCCGCGTATGTGGCCCATCCGCAGGCCGCCGCGCTGACGACGAGCCGGGTCACCGGGCGGGCCAACGAACTCGCCGCGGACGAGGCCGTGTTGGACGTCCTGCGCACGGCAGGGTTCTCGCTGACGGACACCGTGCGGATCTATCACGCCTTCATCGACCAGACGCTGGCCTTCGCCGCGCTCGACGCGGCGTCGCTGGCGCTGCCGAGCGAGGCGCTGCGCGCTGACGAGGGGATGTGGCGGTCGACGTATGCTCGGCTGCCCCGTGCGGCTTATCCGCGGATTGCCGAGGCGGCGCCGTTGCTGGCGGCGCGGATGGTGGACAGCGCGTATCCGGCGGCGTTGGAGATGCTGTTGGACAGCGCGGCGGCTCAGTTGTAG
- a CDS encoding alpha-ketoglutarate-dependent dioxygenase AlkB: protein MATHLQGSLFDQTDELRLGSLVGIRRTRLSPGAWIDVLPGWLSGADVLFEQLAAEVPWRAERRTMYDHVVDVPRLLSFYGADDRLPHPVLAEARDTLSAHYAEELGEPFTTAGLCYYRDGRDSVAWHGDRIGRGAREDTMVAILSVGAPRDLLLRPARGGETVRRPLGHGDLIVMGGSCQRTWEHSIPKTTRATGPRISVQFRPHGVH, encoded by the coding sequence ATGGCCACGCACCTCCAGGGCTCCCTCTTCGACCAGACCGACGAGCTGCGACTCGGGTCCCTCGTCGGCATCCGCCGTACCCGGCTCTCCCCCGGCGCCTGGATCGACGTGCTGCCCGGCTGGCTGAGCGGGGCCGACGTCCTGTTCGAACAGCTCGCCGCCGAGGTTCCCTGGCGTGCCGAGCGGCGGACGATGTACGACCACGTGGTCGACGTACCTCGACTGCTCTCCTTCTACGGCGCCGACGACCGGCTCCCCCATCCCGTCCTCGCGGAGGCCCGCGACACGCTGTCCGCGCACTACGCCGAGGAGCTGGGCGAACCGTTCACCACGGCCGGGCTCTGCTACTACCGCGACGGCCGGGACAGCGTCGCCTGGCACGGGGACCGGATCGGGCGTGGCGCGCGCGAGGACACGATGGTCGCCATCCTCTCCGTGGGCGCACCCCGGGATCTGCTGCTACGCCCGGCGCGCGGCGGCGAGACGGTGCGCCGTCCGCTGGGGCACGGCGACCTCATCGTGATGGGCGGCTCCTGCCAGCGGACCTGGGAACACTCGATACCGAAGACCACACGCGCCACGGGACCGCGCATCAGTGTGCAGTTCCGGCCGCACGGCGTGCACTGA
- a CDS encoding FAD-binding dehydrogenase, producing MDADVIVVGAGLAGLVAASELTSRGRRVALVDQENAANLGGQAFWSFGGLFLVDSPEQRRLGIKDSLDLAWNDWQGSAQFDRVDDEDSWAVRWARAYVEFAAGEKRAWLDGHGIKFLPTVGWAERGDLRAHGHGNSVPRFHIAWGTGTGVVEPFVRYAKQAARDGLLTFYHRHQVDELVIEEGAARGVRGTVLADDHSPRGVASNRDRVGEFELTAQAVVVTTGGIGANHDIVRRYWPERLGTPPAEMVTGVPAYVDGRMLDISAEAGVRLVNRDRMWHYTEGLQNWDPIWPGHGIRILPGPSSLWFDALGRRLPDPCLPGYDTLGTLKHLRTDADIAGHDHSWFILSQRIIEKEFALSGSEQNPDITAKDRAGFLKERVLGKGAPGPVAAFLRNGADFVTAANLEQLVEKMNQLTDKPLLDAEGIRRQIEARDLQIANPYSKDSQVQGIRNARRYIGDRLGRVATPHRILDPAAGPLIGVKLHILTRKTLGGIQTDLDSRALGSDGTPIDGLYAAGEVAGFGGGGVHGYNALEGTFLGGCLFSGRTAGRTAARQTG from the coding sequence ATGGATGCCGACGTCATCGTCGTCGGAGCGGGACTCGCGGGCCTGGTCGCCGCGAGCGAACTGACCAGCCGGGGCCGCAGGGTCGCGCTGGTGGACCAGGAGAACGCGGCCAACCTCGGCGGGCAGGCCTTCTGGTCCTTCGGCGGGCTCTTCCTCGTCGACTCCCCGGAGCAGCGGCGCCTGGGTATCAAGGACTCCCTCGACCTGGCCTGGAACGACTGGCAGGGCAGCGCCCAGTTCGACCGGGTCGACGACGAGGACTCCTGGGCGGTGCGCTGGGCCCGCGCGTACGTCGAGTTCGCGGCCGGCGAGAAGCGGGCCTGGCTGGACGGGCACGGCATCAAGTTCCTGCCCACGGTGGGCTGGGCGGAGCGCGGCGACCTGCGCGCCCACGGCCACGGCAACTCCGTGCCCCGCTTCCACATCGCCTGGGGCACCGGCACCGGCGTCGTGGAGCCGTTCGTCCGGTACGCCAAGCAGGCCGCGCGCGACGGGCTGCTCACGTTCTACCACCGGCACCAGGTCGACGAGCTGGTCATCGAGGAGGGCGCGGCGCGCGGTGTGCGCGGCACGGTCCTGGCCGACGACCACTCGCCCCGGGGCGTCGCCTCCAACCGCGACCGCGTCGGCGAGTTCGAGCTCACCGCCCAGGCCGTCGTCGTCACCACCGGCGGCATCGGCGCCAACCACGACATCGTCCGCCGCTACTGGCCCGAACGCCTCGGCACCCCGCCCGCCGAGATGGTCACCGGCGTCCCCGCCTACGTCGACGGACGCATGCTCGACATCAGCGCGGAGGCGGGCGTACGGCTGGTCAACCGCGACCGTATGTGGCACTACACGGAGGGCCTGCAGAACTGGGACCCGATCTGGCCCGGCCACGGCATCCGCATCCTGCCCGGCCCGTCCTCCCTGTGGTTCGACGCCCTCGGCCGCCGGCTGCCCGACCCGTGCCTGCCGGGCTACGACACCCTCGGCACCCTCAAGCACCTGCGCACCGACGCGGACATCGCCGGCCACGACCACTCCTGGTTCATCCTCAGCCAGAGGATCATCGAGAAGGAGTTCGCGCTGTCGGGCTCCGAGCAGAACCCCGACATCACCGCCAAGGACCGCGCCGGGTTCCTCAAGGAGCGGGTGCTCGGCAAGGGCGCCCCGGGGCCGGTGGCGGCGTTCCTGCGCAACGGCGCGGACTTCGTGACCGCCGCGAACCTGGAGCAACTGGTCGAGAAGATGAACCAGTTGACGGACAAGCCGCTCCTCGACGCGGAGGGCATCCGGCGCCAGATCGAGGCCCGTGACCTTCAGATCGCCAACCCGTACAGCAAGGACTCCCAGGTCCAGGGCATCCGCAACGCCCGCCGCTACATCGGCGACCGCCTCGGCCGGGTCGCCACCCCGCACCGCATCCTCGACCCCGCGGCCGGCCCCCTCATCGGCGTCAAGCTGCACATCCTGACCCGCAAGACCCTCGGCGGCATCCAGACCGACCTCGACTCACGCGCCCTCGGCTCCGACGGCACCCCCATCGACGGCCTGTACGCGGCCGGCGAGGTCGCCGGATTCGGCGGCGGCGGTGTCCACGGCTACAACGCCCTGGAGGGCACCTTCCTCGGCGGCTGCCTCTTCTCGGGCCGCACGGCGGGCCGGACGGCGGCGCGGCAGACGGGCTGA
- a CDS encoding LysR family transcriptional regulator ArgP: MKTELTELPLDQVRTLLAVVDEGTFDAAAAALHVTPSAVSQRVKALEQRTGRVLLVRTKPVRPTESGAVVVRFARQLARLERDARAELGMDDAGDATRVSIAVNADSLATWFLAALTRVPAEPRLCFELRREDESRTATLLREGLVMAAVTSSPDPVAGCSVRPLGRMRYLAAASPEFAERHLGGALRDALLRAPVLTFDRSDDLQDAFVRRLRRSRTGASDVRHLVPTSEGFLSAVVAGLGWGMIPEVQLDPLVRAGRLVQLAPEHPVDVPLYWQQWKLDSPALAAVTEAVAARAAEALRG, translated from the coding sequence GTGAAGACCGAGCTGACCGAGCTTCCTCTCGACCAGGTGCGGACGCTGCTCGCGGTGGTGGACGAGGGCACCTTCGACGCCGCCGCCGCCGCGCTGCATGTGACGCCGTCCGCGGTGAGCCAGCGCGTGAAAGCGCTGGAGCAGCGCACGGGCCGGGTGCTGCTGGTGCGCACGAAACCGGTACGGCCCACCGAGTCGGGCGCGGTGGTGGTCCGGTTCGCCCGCCAGCTGGCCCGGCTGGAGCGCGATGCGCGGGCCGAGCTGGGCATGGACGACGCCGGGGACGCGACGCGGGTGTCGATCGCGGTCAACGCCGACTCGCTGGCGACCTGGTTCCTGGCCGCCCTCACACGTGTACCGGCGGAACCCCGGCTCTGCTTCGAACTGCGGCGGGAGGACGAGAGCCGTACGGCGACGCTGCTGCGGGAGGGACTGGTGATGGCCGCGGTGACCTCCTCGCCCGACCCGGTGGCGGGCTGCTCCGTGCGTCCGCTGGGCCGGATGCGCTATCTGGCCGCGGCGAGCCCCGAGTTCGCCGAGCGCCACCTCGGCGGCGCACTGCGGGACGCGCTCCTGCGGGCGCCCGTGCTGACCTTCGACCGGAGCGACGACCTCCAGGACGCGTTCGTCCGCCGGCTCCGGCGCAGCCGCACCGGCGCGAGTGACGTACGGCACCTGGTGCCCACGTCGGAGGGGTTCCTGTCCGCCGTGGTCGCCGGACTGGGCTGGGGCATGATCCCCGAGGTACAGCTGGACCCGCTGGTGAGGGCCGGCCGCCTCGTACAGCTCGCCCCGGAACACCCGGTCGACGTCCCCCTGTACTGGCAACAGTGGAAACTGGACTCACCGGCACTGGCGGCGGTGACGGAGGCGGTGGCAGCAAGGGCGGCGGAGGCGCTGCGCGGCTGA